From a region of the Leucoraja erinacea ecotype New England chromosome 6, Leri_hhj_1, whole genome shotgun sequence genome:
- the rfxap gene encoding regulatory factor X-associated protein: MSSVRPSPPPSTLAPCPPSTATMAVPSGEAPANGEGEGTRETPESRESPGDEEEEEEDDDEEEEDDDEEEEEDEEDEDESGESERVPRKCVYEGCTETTTQVAKPRKPWMCKKHRNKTYKDKYKRKKNVQAMSGTNKSDDDTDERPTSVTKQRLSCMVVHQASRKASLLEQVLNQKRLSLLRSPEVIQFLQEQQRLLSSQAHSQRQQSQEAPM; the protein is encoded by the exons ATGAGCAGTGTCCGGCCAAGTCCGCCACCCTCCACCCTTGCGCCCTGCCCCCCGAGCACGGCCACTATGGCTGTGCCCAGTGGCGAAGCCCCTGCTaatggtgagggagagggaacCCGAGAGACGCCTGAGAGCAGGGAGAGCccgggagatgaggaggaggaggaggaggacgacgatgaggaggaggaggacgacgatgaggaggaggaggaggacgaaGAGGACGAGGATGAGAGCGGAGAGAGCGAGAGGGTGCCCAGGAAGTGTGTGTACGAGGGGTGCACGGAGACCACCACCCAGGTGGCCAAACCCAGGAAGCCATGGATGTGCAAGAAACACCGCAACAAGACATACAAGGACAAGTACAAGAGGAAGAAGAACGTGCAGGCCATGTCCGGCACCAACAAGAGCGAT GATGACACAGATGAAAGACCCACGTCTGTCACCAAACAGCGCCTGAGCTGCATGGTCGTGCACCAAGCAAGCCGTAAAGCAAGTCTTCTCGAGCAGGTTTTAAATCAAAAGAGATTG TCATTATTGAGAAGCCCAGAAGTCATCCAGTTTCTACAAGAACAGCAAAGATTGCTGAGTAGCCAAGCCCATTCTCAACGTCAGCAGTCTCAAGAAGCACCTATGTGA